The window GCGCGAAGCCCTCCACCGCCGCGCGGTCGGAGCGGTTGTCCACGCTGACCCCCACCAGCGTCAGCCCCTGGGCGGCGTGGCGCTCGTGCAGCTCCTGGAGCGCGGGGATCTCCTCGCGGCAGGGGTGGCACCAGGTGGCCCACACGTTCAGGAGCACCACCTTCCCCCGCAGGGCGTCCAGCGAGACGGTGTCGCCGGAAAGGGCGGCGGCGGCGTACGCGGGGGCGGGGCTCCCCACCTCAGGGGCGGCGAAGCGCCGCCCCTCCGCGCACCCCGCGAGCAGCAGCAGCGCCGCGGAGGCCAGCCGGAGCGCGCTCACCGCCCGCCTCCCAGCGAGGCCCGCGC of the Longimicrobiaceae bacterium genome contains:
- a CDS encoding TlpA disulfide reductase family protein, which translates into the protein AGLAGRRAVSALRLASAALLLLAGCAEGRRFAAPEVGSPAPAYAAAALSGDTVSLDALRGKVVLLNVWATWCHPCREEIPALQELHERHAAQGLTLVGVSVDNRSDRAAVEGFAREYGMTYPVWLDPEERVSSTFRTLGVPSTFLIGRDGTILWKHVGPVDADDPTLTRLLAEALAAPSEGTFGADDA